In Ensifer canadensis, a genomic segment contains:
- the rpsU gene encoding 30S ribosomal protein S21, protein MQVLVRDNNVDQALRILKKKMQREGLFREFKARSAYEKPSEKRVREKAEAVRRQRKLARKKLQREGLLPAPKKAVRTR, encoded by the coding sequence TTGCAGGTACTCGTCAGAGACAACAACGTCGACCAGGCACTCCGCATTCTGAAGAAGAAAATGCAGCGCGAGGGACTGTTCCGCGAATTCAAGGCGCGCAGCGCCTATGAAAAGCCGTCGGAAAAGCGCGTTCGCGAAAAGGCCGAAGCCGTTCGTCGCCAGCGCAAGCTCGCGCGCAAGAAGCTTCAGCGCGAAGGCCTGCTGCCGGCACCGAAGAAGGCTGTCCGCACCCGCTAA
- a CDS encoding cold-shock protein — MNSGTVKWFNGTKGFGFIQPDDGTTDVFVHVSAVERAGMGSLAEGQKVTYDIVRDRKTGKNSADNLRAE; from the coding sequence ATGAATTCAGGCACTGTAAAGTGGTTCAATGGCACCAAGGGTTTTGGCTTCATCCAGCCGGATGACGGTACGACCGACGTGTTTGTTCATGTTTCCGCTGTAGAGCGTGCAGGCATGGGCTCGCTGGCGGAAGGCCAGAAGGTCACCTACGACATCGTCCGCGACCGCAAGACCGGCAAGAACTCTGCCGACAATCTCCGGGCGGAATGA
- a CDS encoding DUF1254 domain-containing protein gives MNTFRTTVALAATLALIGILPATAADPVIVGVDNFIRAESDMYAAAMVKDGALGKFLHRREPASIDNQTVIRLNRDTLYSSAVFDLDAGPVTITLPDAGKRFMSMQVINEDHYVPEVVYDAGEHTLTKEGVGTRYVVVAIRTLVDPADAKDIEAVHALQDAIKASQAKSGSFEVPAWDPASQKTVREALLVLGATMPDFKKAFGTKEQVDPVRHLIGTASGWGGNPDKDAVYLNITPTKNDGATVYKLDVKDVPVDAFWSVSVYNAAGYFEKNKYDAYTVNDITAKKGDDGTVAIQFGGCDGKIANCLPTTKGWNYAVRLYRPRQEILDGKWQFPEPSAVN, from the coding sequence ATGAATACATTTCGAACCACTGTTGCTCTCGCGGCGACCCTTGCCTTGATCGGCATCCTGCCGGCCACCGCCGCAGATCCTGTAATCGTCGGAGTCGACAATTTCATCCGCGCCGAGAGCGACATGTATGCCGCGGCCATGGTCAAGGACGGGGCGCTGGGCAAGTTCCTGCACCGCCGCGAGCCCGCCTCGATCGACAACCAGACGGTCATACGCCTCAACCGCGACACGCTCTATTCCTCGGCGGTGTTCGACCTTGATGCCGGTCCTGTCACCATCACGCTGCCCGATGCAGGAAAGCGCTTCATGTCGATGCAGGTGATCAACGAGGATCACTACGTGCCCGAGGTCGTCTACGATGCCGGAGAGCACACGCTGACGAAGGAGGGTGTCGGCACGCGCTATGTCGTCGTGGCAATTCGCACGCTCGTCGACCCGGCCGACGCCAAGGATATCGAAGCGGTCCATGCCTTGCAGGACGCGATCAAGGCCAGTCAGGCGAAGAGCGGCAGCTTCGAGGTCCCCGCCTGGGATCCGGCGAGCCAGAAGACGGTGCGCGAGGCATTGCTCGTGCTCGGCGCGACGATGCCCGACTTCAAGAAAGCCTTCGGGACCAAGGAGCAAGTCGATCCCGTTCGCCATCTGATCGGCACGGCGTCGGGCTGGGGCGGGAATCCGGATAAGGATGCGGTTTATCTCAACATCACGCCGACCAAAAATGACGGCGCGACTGTGTACAAGCTCGATGTGAAAGACGTGCCCGTCGACGCATTCTGGTCGGTGAGCGTCTACAATGCTGCCGGGTATTTCGAGAAGAACAAGTATGATGCCTACACGGTCAACGATATCACCGCGAAGAAGGGCGATGATGGCACGGTGGCGATCCAGTTCGGCGGTTGCGACGGCAAGATCGCCAACTGCCTGCCGACAACCAAGGGCTGGAACTACGCGGTGCGTCTCTATCGGCCGCGGCAGGAAATACTGGATGGAAAGTGGCAGTTTCCTGAGCCGAGCGCGGTCAACTAG
- a CDS encoding DUF1254 domain-containing protein, with amino-acid sequence MYGALATALPHVTALPSFAADAALTPDDARAIAKEATIYGFPLVDNYRVQHSYFVDAGGPEFKAPWNTLFNNARVYTPDDKAIQTPNSDTPYSYVGADLRAEPLVFTVPAIEKERYYSLQFIEQYTFNFAYVGSRATGNDAGSYLLAGPNWKGETPPGIKDVIRSETEFAFVLYRTQLFNPGDIENVKKIQAGYKVEPLSAFLGKPAPAPAPAVDFFTPLSAEEEKTSPEVFSELNFILQFCPTDPSEKELMARFSELNIGAGKTFDFTAFPPDIQKAITDGMADGWAAFKEHKETMIDTGKLSSADCFGTRAFLKNDYMQRMSGAVLGIYGNSKEEAIYPAYFIDDQKQPLSGASKYALRFEHGQLPPVNAFWSLTLYELPASLLYANPLNRYLINSPMLPSLKQDADGGLTLHVQNESPGADRESNWLPAPKGPFFVVMRLYWPKPDALDGKWKAPPLKSAT; translated from the coding sequence ATGTACGGCGCGCTTGCTACCGCGCTTCCCCATGTGACAGCCTTGCCGTCCTTCGCCGCAGATGCGGCCCTCACGCCTGATGACGCGCGGGCGATCGCCAAGGAGGCAACGATCTACGGATTTCCGCTGGTCGACAATTACCGCGTGCAACATTCCTATTTCGTCGACGCCGGCGGGCCGGAGTTCAAGGCGCCGTGGAACACGCTGTTCAACAATGCCCGGGTCTATACGCCGGACGACAAGGCGATCCAGACGCCGAATTCAGACACGCCCTACTCCTATGTCGGCGCGGATCTCAGGGCCGAACCGTTGGTGTTCACCGTGCCGGCAATCGAGAAGGAACGGTACTACTCGCTTCAGTTCATCGAACAGTACACCTTCAACTTCGCCTATGTCGGCAGCCGCGCGACAGGCAACGATGCCGGCAGCTACCTGCTTGCCGGGCCGAACTGGAAGGGCGAAACCCCTCCCGGCATCAAGGACGTCATCCGCTCGGAAACGGAGTTTGCCTTCGTGCTCTACCGCACGCAGCTCTTCAATCCTGGCGATATCGAGAACGTCAAGAAGATCCAGGCCGGCTACAAGGTCGAGCCCTTGTCGGCATTTCTCGGAAAGCCGGCGCCTGCGCCCGCCCCCGCCGTCGACTTCTTCACGCCGCTCAGTGCGGAGGAGGAAAAGACGTCGCCCGAGGTCTTCAGCGAACTCAACTTCATTCTGCAGTTCTGCCCGACCGATCCTTCGGAAAAGGAGCTGATGGCACGCTTTTCCGAGCTCAACATCGGTGCTGGCAAGACATTCGACTTCACGGCCTTCCCGCCGGATATCCAGAAGGCGATCACCGACGGCATGGCCGACGGCTGGGCGGCCTTTAAGGAACACAAGGAAACCATGATCGATACCGGCAAGCTCTCGAGCGCCGACTGCTTCGGAACCCGAGCCTTCCTGAAGAACGACTACATGCAGCGCATGTCCGGTGCTGTGCTCGGCATCTACGGCAACTCCAAGGAAGAGGCGATCTATCCTGCCTATTTCATCGACGATCAGAAGCAACCGCTCTCCGGCGCGAGCAAATATGCGTTGCGCTTCGAACACGGCCAACTGCCCCCCGTCAATGCCTTCTGGTCGCTGACGCTCTACGAACTGCCGGCAAGCCTGCTCTACGCCAATCCGCTCAACCGTTATCTCATCAATTCGCCGATGCTCCCGAGCCTGAAGCAGGATGCCGACGGCGGCCTGACGCTTCATGTCCAGAACGAGAGCCCAGGCGCAGATCGGGAGAGCAATTGGCTACCGGCTCCCAAGGGCCCGTTCTTCGTGGTGATGCGCCTCTACTGGCCAAAACCCGATGCCCTCGACGGCAAATGGAAAGCCCCGCCACTGAAATCTGCGACATGA